In one window of Mucilaginibacter auburnensis DNA:
- a CDS encoding DUF1304 domain-containing protein: MNTPAKVLVAFVAIEHLLILWIEMFAWETAGKKVFKSLPENLFSSTKTLAANQGLYNGFLSAGLIWSLIIGDAIWQNNVALFFLGCVIVAGIYGAATSSIKIFFVQALPAIIALAVVYLSR, encoded by the coding sequence ATGAACACACCGGCTAAAGTATTGGTTGCTTTTGTAGCTATTGAGCACCTTTTAATTTTATGGATAGAGATGTTTGCCTGGGAAACCGCAGGCAAAAAAGTATTTAAAAGCTTACCCGAAAATCTTTTTTCATCTACTAAAACATTGGCTGCCAATCAGGGCCTGTACAATGGCTTTCTTTCGGCCGGCCTTATCTGGAGTTTGATCATTGGCGATGCCATTTGGCAAAACAACGTAGCGCTGTTTTTTTTAGGATGTGTTATAGTGGCGGGGATTTACGGTGCGGCAACCTCATCCATCAAAATATTTTTTGTGCAGGCACTACCGGCTATAATTGCTTTGGCGGTGGTTTACTTGAGCCGGTAG
- a CDS encoding fructosamine kinase family protein — MTPSKGILAIVEAHLSTAITGSRFVSGGSINIAYELQTATGKYFLKVNHKTLYPGMFEAEAQGLQLMTQTGTVRVPSIILQGDAGNESFLLLEWIDSKRGSVQATTLLGTQLADMHRNTAERFGLDHDNYMGSLPQSNRKHNKWSDFFVQERLQPMVSMAVDKRLLEYADAGNFEKLYAKLPELFDEEAPALLHGDLWSGNYLTTPADEPYLIDPAVYYGNREADLAMTTLFGGFSNEFYLSYHEAFPLSKGWQQRTDLWNLYPLLVHLNLFGAGYLGRVRDAVNSYL, encoded by the coding sequence ATGACACCATCCAAAGGGATATTAGCAATAGTAGAGGCACACCTGTCAACTGCCATTACCGGATCACGTTTTGTGAGCGGCGGCAGCATCAATATAGCTTACGAGTTGCAAACGGCAACGGGTAAATATTTTTTGAAGGTTAACCACAAAACCCTTTATCCCGGCATGTTTGAGGCCGAAGCACAAGGTCTTCAACTCATGACCCAAACCGGAACCGTGAGGGTGCCTTCCATTATTTTACAAGGCGACGCCGGCAATGAGAGCTTTTTATTGCTGGAGTGGATAGACAGTAAGCGAGGTTCAGTACAGGCGACTACGCTGTTAGGAACTCAGCTGGCAGACATGCACAGAAATACTGCAGAGCGTTTCGGGCTTGACCATGATAACTACATGGGGTCGTTACCGCAGTCAAACCGTAAGCATAACAAGTGGAGCGATTTTTTTGTGCAGGAACGCCTGCAGCCCATGGTGAGCATGGCGGTTGATAAACGACTTTTAGAGTATGCCGATGCCGGTAACTTTGAAAAACTATATGCCAAACTCCCCGAGCTGTTTGACGAAGAAGCGCCCGCATTACTGCACGGCGACCTTTGGAGCGGCAACTACCTCACCACACCGGCTGATGAGCCCTACCTGATAGACCCTGCTGTATATTACGGCAACAGGGAGGCTGATCTGGCTATGACCACCTTGTTTGGCGGATTCTCTAATGAGTTCTATCTCAGCTACCACGAAGCCTTTCCGTTGAGCAAAGGCTGGCAGCAACGCACCGATCTTTGGAACCTGTACCCGCTGCTGGTACATCTTAACTTGTTTGGTGCCGGTTATTTAGGCAGGGTGAGGGATGCTGTAAACAGCTACTTATAG